In Gimesia panareensis, the genomic window AAACCACAGCGCGCAGCAAAAAGCCTCGTCCGAACATCCCGGGCGAGGCTTTATCTGTTTTCAGATCGGCAACAGGTGCTGCCACATCAACTTAGAACTTGATGTGCTTCCGTTTTGCCTTGCGTGCCTTGGCACTGGCAGGACGGCGACCGTGGTTTGCTTTTTTCAGTTTACGCTGTGTTTTAGCCATGACTTTATCCTTCGATGGTCTTCAAATTATATGATGTAAGACCACACAATTACTGATGAGGTCTGCAG contains:
- a CDS encoding 50S ribosomal protein bL37 gives rise to the protein MAKTQRKLKKANHGRRPASAKARKAKRKHIKF